The following are encoded together in the Vigna angularis cultivar LongXiaoDou No.4 chromosome 9, ASM1680809v1, whole genome shotgun sequence genome:
- the LOC108346633 gene encoding WUSCHEL-related homeobox 2, protein MDMEAKTVQKRWRSTPKQIRILLNIFNHGIINPNRDQVREITGRLQEYGEVGEYSVYCWFQNHGNRVKNRGRQQDVPNPSWVLPKTPKLLDLFPIPVIRKEEEKVTQPMPFRTQASSTELSLRLSLTDQ, encoded by the exons ATGGATATGGAAGCCAAAACAGTTCAGAAACGATGGCGGTCTACCCCGAAACAAATTAGAATCTTGTTGAACATCTTCAACCATGGGATCATCAATCCTAATCGAGATCAGGTTCGCGAGATTACAGGACGACTCCAGGAGTACGGGGAAGTCGGAGAATACAGCGTctattgttggtttcaaaacCATGGAAATCGGGTGAAGAATCGAGGCCGACAACAAGATGTCCCTA ATCCTTCATGGGTACTTCCAAAGACTCCGAAGCTCTTAGATCTCTTTCCCATTCCCGTTATACgcaaagaagaagagaaagttaCTCAACCCATGCCGTTTCGCACCCAAGCTTCTTCCACAGAGCTTTCCTTGAGGTTGTCGCTCACTGATCAGTAG